The DNA window CACCGCCGCGATCGAGACGCCGGCCTGCCGAAAACAACGCGCATCAGGCACTCCCACATTGAGTAGCTCGCGGCGGGTCGCCTGTCCCGGCCGGCATTCCATCACTTGATCGCCGCCCAGACGCGGTGGACGTCGTCGTGTTCGTCCAGGGCGTGCAGGAAGTCGCCGACTTCTTCCTGCTGGGCTTCGGTCAGTTCCGAGAACGTTTTCGCAATAAAGCCGATTTCACTCGTGATGACCGTCCATCCGTTGGCCGCCAGCCATTTGGAAACGTTCGCGACCTCGGTGCGTTCGCAGATGAACTTCGCACCAGCCGCGCCGACGGGGATGTCGTCGTTCTGATCTCGGGTGAGCGGTTCGACTTCGTTGGCCCCGGCTTCGATCGCCGCCTCTTCCGGGTCGATCGTCGCATCCGGGTGATGCGCCTCGACCAGGCCGACGTTGTCGAACACGAACTTGTTCGCCCCGGAACTGGCGAGCTGTCCCTTGCGGAAAAGCACGCGAATCTCTGGGGCCGTGCGCTGTACGTTGTCGGTGTACACCTCAATGATGACCGGCACGTTGTGCGGTGCCCGGCCTTCGTAGACGACGTATTCGAGCGTCAGTTTGTCGTCGCCGACGCCGGCCCCCTTGTTGATCGCCCGCTGGATCGCGTCCTTCGGGACGCTGTCTTTCTTCGCTTTTTCGACAGCGGCAAAGAGCCGGGCGTTCATCGTCGGATCAGCCCCGCCCATCTTCGCCGCGAGCGTGATTTCGCGGACCAGCTTGGTGTTGGTCTTGGCCTTCTTGGCCCCGGCAACCAGTCGTTTCGCATGCAGCCATTGGCGTCCCATAGTCGGGACAGTTTAGCAGGTCGCGGCGAACGGCGTGAGCATTGAACGCCAAGACACCGAGACGCCAAGACGCCGGTGTAGCGCAAGAGATCAACGCTTGCGTGTTCTTCGGGTGCCATGGACTGCGGTACTCCGCTGCCCGTGGTGAGATGTGACTGCAGCGAAGCCGCCACGCACCAGGAGAGCACCTTGGCAACTCTGCGTCTTGGCGTTCGTCACTTCTCTTTTCGGGGCAGACACGGCGGCATCTTGGGTCGCCGGGCGCGCCTCCGTGTCTCCGTGCCTGCTCCGAAAATGCATTAAGGAACCGCAGATTCCGCAGATTGCGCAGATTTCAGAGAAGACAATCTGCGAGATCTGCGCAATCTGCGGTTTCACCCTCTTGGTGTAAGGATCACGGTGTCGTGATGAACTCGATGGTGATTCTTCTGCCGCGCCACGGCAGCCTCGACAATTTCGATGCACCAACGCCGTTTGTTCCTTACCGATCGAACCCGACGAGCCCAGCCACCACCC is part of the Humisphaera borealis genome and encodes:
- a CDS encoding YebC/PmpR family DNA-binding transcriptional regulator; this encodes MGRQWLHAKRLVAGAKKAKTNTKLVREITLAAKMGGADPTMNARLFAAVEKAKKDSVPKDAIQRAINKGAGVGDDKLTLEYVVYEGRAPHNVPVIIEVYTDNVQRTAPEIRVLFRKGQLASSGANKFVFDNVGLVEAHHPDATIDPEEAAIEAGANEVEPLTRDQNDDIPVGAAGAKFICERTEVANVSKWLAANGWTVITSEIGFIAKTFSELTEAQQEEVGDFLHALDEHDDVHRVWAAIK